In the Flavobacterium sp. 90 genome, TACATCAGCTGCATTTGGCAACCAGTCTTTTAGTAAAACAGGAGAGTAAGGTGCTGGTGTATCAGCTGTAGTAATACGTTGAATTGGCGCATCAAGGAAATCGAAAGCTTGTTCCTGAACGATATATGTAATTTCAGATGAAACACTTGCAAATGGCCAAGCTTCTTCTAAGATTACTAAACGGTTTGTCTTTTTAACAGATGCAAGAATAGTATCTTTATCCATTGGACGAACTGTTCTTAAATCGATAATTTCGCATGAAATTCCTTCTTTTTCTAATTCATCAGCAGCGATAAAAGCTTCTTTGATAATTTTACCAAAAGACACGATTGTTACATCTTTTCCTTCACGTTTAATATCAGCAACTCCTAATGGAATTGTATATTCTCCGTCTGGCACTTCACCTTTATCACCATACATTTGCTCAGATTCCATAAAAATTACAGGATCATTATCACGAATTGCAGATTTTAAAAGTCCTTTTGCATCATAAGGAGTCGAAGGTACAACAACTTTAAGTCCCGGAGTATTAGCAAACCAGTTTTCTAAAGCTTGTGAGTGAGTAGCTCCTAATTGTCCTGCAGAAGCAGTTGGTCCACGAAAAACGATAGGCACATTAAATTGTCCTCCTGTCATTTGACGCATTTTAGCAGCGTTATTTATAATTTGATCAATACCTACTAAACAGAAGTTGAATGTCATATATTCTACAATCGGTCGGTTACCATTCATTGCAGAACCTACTGCAATTCCAGTAAATCCAAGCTCAGCAATTGGAGTATCGATTACTCTTTTTTCGCCAAACTCAGCAAGCATTCCTTTTGAAGCCTTGTAAGCTCCGTTATATTCTGCAACTTCTTCGCCCATTAAATATATGGATTCATCGTGACGCATTTCTTCGCTCATCGCTTCGCAAATGGCCTCTCTAAATTGTATTGTTCTCATATTTATATTGTATGTTGAATTTTCTGAAGAGCAAAAATAAATATTTTAAATAACTTAAAAGCATAAATTGAATTTAAAATCACACGATCTTCCTCTCGTCTTATGCTTTTTAACTTTTTAAAAATTATTGTGACAGTTACGAAATCGATGTAAAAGCATCTCTTTCGTTCCTAAAACAGTTTTCAGACAAACTTGGCTTTTTTTGTTGGATTCTATTTTTTTAGAATTCTTCCATTAAAACGGAATAATTCAGAAACTATTATAAATCTTAGCCAAATTTAACAGTTGTCCAAGCTTCGTACATTGCAAAATTCCTAAGAATCAACTGCAATGACTGTATTATTTCTTTTCGATCACATTGAAACAACGCTAAAATTTCAGAATCTGCGAAATCGTAATAGTTTTTAAAAAATATTATGCGTGCATAGTATATTATTCCGATTTTAATTTCTAAATTTGTAAAAGAATATTATAAATATAAAATATATACTTATGAAAATATTAGTTTGCATCAGCCACGTGCCTGATACTACTTCAAAAATTAACTTCTCCAATGGTGATTCAGAATTCGATACCAATGGTGTACAATATGTAATTAATCCTAATGACGAGTTTGGTCTGACACGTGCAATTTGGTTTCAAGAACAACAAGGTGCAACTGTAACTGTTGTTAATGTTGGAGGTCCTGATACTGAGCCAACTTTGCGTAAAGCATTGGCAATTGGTGCAAACGAAGCGATTCGTGTTAACGCAAATCCTACTGATGGCTTTTTTGTTGCAAAACAACTTGCTGAAGTAATTAAAAACGGTGGCTATGATCTTGTAATTGCAGGAAAAGAGTCTCTTGATTATAATGGAGGAATGG is a window encoding:
- a CDS encoding pyruvate dehydrogenase complex E1 component subunit beta, translating into MRTIQFREAICEAMSEEMRHDESIYLMGEEVAEYNGAYKASKGMLAEFGEKRVIDTPIAELGFTGIAVGSAMNGNRPIVEYMTFNFCLVGIDQIINNAAKMRQMTGGQFNVPIVFRGPTASAGQLGATHSQALENWFANTPGLKVVVPSTPYDAKGLLKSAIRDNDPVIFMESEQMYGDKGEVPDGEYTIPLGVADIKREGKDVTIVSFGKIIKEAFIAADELEKEGISCEIIDLRTVRPMDKDTILASVKKTNRLVILEEAWPFASVSSEITYIVQEQAFDFLDAPIQRITTADTPAPYSPVLLKDWLPNAADVVKAVKKVLYK
- a CDS encoding electron transfer flavoprotein subunit beta/FixA family protein, whose amino-acid sequence is MKILVCISHVPDTTSKINFSNGDSEFDTNGVQYVINPNDEFGLTRAIWFQEQQGATVTVVNVGGPDTEPTLRKALAIGANEAIRVNANPTDGFFVAKQLAEVIKNGGYDLVIAGKESLDYNGGMVPGMIAGILGSNFLNSCTALTVDGNNVKAVREIDGGKETVSTTLPLIIGGQKGLVEEKDLRIPNMRGIMTARTKALTILEPVDAPVNTKAVKFEKPAPKSAVKLVSPDNLDELINLLHNEAKVI